A window of Nitrosopumilus sp. b3 contains these coding sequences:
- a CDS encoding aminotransferase class III-fold pyridoxal phosphate-dependent enzyme, whose product MDRSLTNSNNLKNRAKKVVPHLTGTFSRAAPSYVEGVFPVYAQSAKGSHFIDVDGNEYIDYLMALGPITLGYNYEPVNQAIISQLKEGILFSLPHPIEVKLSEKICEVIPYADMAKFEKSGSNAVTAAVRAARAFTKRDKIAYCGSGGVWHDWQAAMVSRDGGVPKFNSELIKIFDYNDVDGLEQIFEDNKNEIAAVVLEPTMYEQPQNDFLDKVRKIATQNDSLLVLDEIVTGFRFDIAGAQKYFNIKGDLVCFGKGMGNGLPISCITGPSEFMKTFDELWVSSTNNSENLSLAGTYAVIKEMEEKNTISHCWDIGKKLFYGWNKTVEKFGLDAKMYGYPIRMHMQCFDSTKKESLSMKSLILQEMIKKGIFMSVLGGTFICFSHSEKDIENTLTALESACEFVTKNVKNENYGDFLEGLMPKSIWSMKIFPTKKNF is encoded by the coding sequence GTGGACAGATCATTAACAAATTCTAACAATCTTAAGAATAGAGCAAAAAAAGTAGTTCCTCATCTTACTGGAACTTTTAGTAGAGCTGCCCCATCATATGTTGAAGGAGTTTTCCCTGTATATGCTCAATCTGCAAAAGGTTCTCATTTTATTGATGTGGATGGAAATGAATACATTGATTATTTGATGGCTTTGGGTCCAATAACACTTGGTTATAACTATGAACCCGTTAACCAAGCTATAATTTCACAGTTAAAAGAGGGGATTCTATTTTCTCTCCCACATCCTATAGAGGTAAAATTATCTGAAAAAATTTGTGAAGTAATCCCATATGCAGACATGGCAAAATTTGAAAAATCTGGTTCAAATGCAGTAACTGCAGCAGTTCGTGCGGCTCGAGCTTTTACTAAAAGAGATAAAATTGCTTATTGTGGTTCTGGCGGTGTATGGCATGACTGGCAAGCTGCAATGGTCAGTAGAGATGGTGGAGTTCCAAAATTTAATTCTGAATTGATAAAAATCTTTGATTATAATGATGTAGATGGTCTAGAACAAATTTTTGAAGATAATAAAAATGAGATTGCCGCTGTAGTTTTAGAACCAACCATGTATGAGCAACCACAAAATGATTTCCTTGATAAAGTTAGAAAAATAGCAACTCAGAATGACTCTCTTTTAGTTTTAGATGAAATTGTAACTGGATTCAGATTTGATATTGCGGGTGCACAAAAATATTTCAACATTAAAGGTGATCTGGTTTGCTTTGGTAAGGGGATGGGAAACGGCCTTCCAATTTCTTGCATTACTGGCCCATCTGAATTTATGAAAACTTTTGATGAATTATGGGTTTCTTCCACAAATAACAGTGAAAATCTTTCTCTTGCAGGAACTTATGCGGTTATTAAAGAAATGGAAGAAAAGAACACAATATCTCATTGTTGGGATATTGGAAAAAAATTATTTTACGGATGGAATAAAACTGTCGAAAAATTTGGTTTAGATGCAAAGATGTATGGCTATCCGATACGAATGCACATGCAATGCTTTGATTCAACTAAGAAGGAATCCCTTTCAATGAAATCTCTCATATTACAGGAAATGATAAAAAAAGGCATTTTTATGTCTGTGTTAGGAGGTACTTTCATTTGTTTTTCTCATTCTGAAAAAGATATTGAAAATACCCTAACTGCTTTGGAAAGTGCATGTGAATTTGTAACTAAAAATGTTAAAAATGAAAATTACGGAGATTTTTTAGAAGGATTAATGCCAAAATCAATTTGGTCCATGAAAATATTTCCGACAAAAAAGAATTTTTAA
- a CDS encoding acylneuraminate cytidylyltransferase, whose protein sequence is MSDAAIVTVRNSSTRLRNKAIMNVKGELKTIEVVIKRAKKTGFTVILATSKSKDDDIFEEIAKKNNVKIFRGSLLNKIKRWFDCFNKFDIENALLVDGDDLSYNYEIGKRAISELKAKSVDLITHPKEIITGFFTYAINKKGIEKLYSIANLEETNTDVITRFIEKANLTSDLVILKEFEKNENVRFTLDYEEDLEFFRRLYKEIEIESSGEEILEYLKHNKEIIEINFYRQKEFLENQAKFNASIK, encoded by the coding sequence ATGAGTGATGCTGCCATAGTCACTGTGAGAAATTCATCTACACGTTTGCGTAATAAAGCAATAATGAACGTCAAAGGAGAATTAAAAACAATAGAGGTCGTAATTAAGAGAGCAAAAAAAACAGGATTTACAGTAATTTTAGCAACATCAAAGTCAAAAGACGATGATATATTTGAAGAAATAGCAAAAAAAAATAATGTGAAAATTTTTCGAGGATCATTATTAAATAAAATTAAAAGATGGTTTGATTGTTTTAATAAATTTGATATTGAAAATGCACTTTTAGTTGATGGGGATGATTTATCATATAATTATGAAATAGGTAAAAGAGCCATATCAGAATTAAAAGCGAAATCAGTAGATTTGATTACACACCCCAAAGAAATCATTACAGGGTTTTTTACATATGCAATTAATAAAAAAGGAATTGAAAAACTATATTCTATAGCTAATCTAGAAGAAACCAACACAGATGTAATAACTAGATTTATTGAAAAAGCTAATCTCACCAGTGATTTAGTTATATTAAAAGAATTTGAAAAAAATGAAAATGTAAGATTTACTTTAGATTATGAAGAAGATCTAGAATTTTTTAGAAGATTATATAAAGAAATAGAAATAGAATCCAGTGGAGAAGAAATTTTAGAATATTTAAAACATAACAAAGAGATAATTGAAATAAATTTTTATAGACAAAAAGAGTTTCTTGAAAATCAAGCTAAATTCAATGCAAGTATAAAATGA
- a CDS encoding GDP-mannose 4,6-dehydratase: MKNALIFGLTGQDGTYLAKFLLDKGYNVSGTFRRTSHKCFERLEEISIFDKVTTIKADLADYGSIQSAIKKSMPDEIYNLAAQSFVGASFQQPILTSDITGLGVLRILEAVKENTPDAKFYQASSSEMYGNYIGIKNEESPFIPRSPYGVAKVFAHNISNHYREAYNIFACCGILFNHESPLRGLEFVTRKISWTLAEIKLGKQKKLKLGNIYAKRDWGFAGDYVEAMWMMLQQKNPDDYVIATGESHSVEEFLTLATDYAGLGDWHDFVEIDQSVMRPTDIEDLVGDASKAKEKIGWKSKTSFKELVKKMVEHDIEYHKSHSLSF; this comes from the coding sequence TTGAAAAATGCATTAATCTTTGGATTAACCGGTCAAGATGGTACTTATTTAGCAAAATTTTTGTTAGATAAAGGATACAATGTTTCTGGAACTTTTAGGCGTACTAGTCACAAATGTTTTGAGAGATTAGAAGAAATTAGCATTTTTGATAAAGTAACAACAATCAAAGCTGATTTAGCAGATTATGGTTCAATTCAATCTGCCATAAAAAAATCCATGCCTGATGAAATTTACAATTTGGCTGCTCAGTCATTTGTAGGAGCTTCATTTCAACAACCAATTCTAACTTCGGATATTACAGGGTTAGGTGTTTTGAGAATATTAGAAGCTGTAAAAGAAAATACTCCAGACGCAAAATTTTATCAAGCATCATCAAGTGAAATGTATGGGAATTATATTGGAATAAAAAATGAAGAATCACCATTTATTCCAAGAAGTCCTTATGGAGTAGCAAAAGTTTTTGCACATAATATATCAAATCATTATAGAGAAGCATACAATATTTTTGCATGTTGTGGAATTTTATTTAATCACGAATCACCATTGCGAGGTCTTGAATTTGTAACAAGAAAAATTTCTTGGACACTTGCAGAAATTAAATTGGGAAAACAAAAAAAACTTAAACTCGGAAACATTTACGCAAAAAGAGACTGGGGATTTGCAGGTGATTATGTAGAAGCTATGTGGATGATGTTACAGCAAAAAAACCCTGATGATTATGTAATTGCAACAGGAGAATCCCACTCGGTTGAAGAATTTCTGACCCTGGCAACAGATTATGCAGGATTAGGAGACTGGCACGATTTCGTAGAAATTGATCAATCAGTAATGAGACCAACGGACATAGAAGATTTAGTGGGAGATGCCTCAAAAGCAAAAGAAAAGATTGGATGGAAATCTAAAACAAGTTTTAAAGAATTAGTGAAAAAGATGGTTGAACATGATATAGAATACCACAAATCACATTCATTGAGTTTTTGA
- a CDS encoding TIM barrel protein: MILGMKVRKQDLDDMLLFKPKILEFHFSDSDLNLELEQKFEQRLIVHCYEYFERKLLDIVSLGETNQIHSQEKTIELIQKAIDKTVKLSEQFQGRPSIIVHPGGYSLTEISRENKEKVKTSITKAVEKLDISKVNFLMENMPPYAWFFGGRWNSNVFLDANDMNQYCKELNLKVCYDLCHAQLYCNTKQISLIDQLNIIQNNVDHFHISDADGIDGEGLQYGEGSMEFEKIIPILNRHQDKGFAIEVWKGHENGGKGFREFLQKITEAGLILN; encoded by the coding sequence ATGATTTTAGGAATGAAAGTAAGAAAACAAGACTTAGATGACATGTTGTTATTTAAACCAAAAATTTTAGAATTCCATTTTTCAGATAGTGATTTAAATTTAGAATTAGAGCAAAAATTTGAACAGAGATTAATTGTTCATTGTTATGAATATTTTGAAAGAAAGTTATTAGATATAGTCAGTTTAGGAGAAACAAATCAAATACATTCTCAAGAAAAAACAATAGAATTGATTCAAAAAGCAATAGATAAAACAGTTAAGTTAAGTGAACAATTCCAAGGAAGACCATCAATAATTGTACATCCTGGTGGTTATTCACTAACAGAAATAAGCAGAGAAAATAAAGAGAAGGTTAAAACCAGCATTACAAAGGCTGTTGAAAAATTAGATATCAGCAAAGTAAATTTTTTGATGGAAAATATGCCGCCTTATGCATGGTTTTTTGGTGGTAGATGGAATTCGAATGTTTTTCTTGATGCAAATGACATGAATCAATATTGTAAAGAACTGAATCTCAAAGTATGTTATGATTTGTGTCATGCCCAACTTTATTGTAACACAAAACAGATTTCATTAATTGATCAACTTAATATTATTCAAAATAATGTGGATCATTTTCATATTTCAGATGCAGATGGTATTGATGGAGAAGGATTGCAATATGGAGAAGGCAGTATGGAATTTGAAAAGATTATACCAATTTTAAATAGGCATCAAGATAAAGGATTTGCAATAGAAGTTTGGAAAGGGCATGAAAATGGTGGAAAGGGTTTTAGGGAATTCCTACAGAAAATAACTGAGGCAGGATTGATACTAAATTGA
- a CDS encoding N-acetylneuraminate synthase family protein yields the protein MTEIHNEINIGDEIIGSQYPSYIIAEIGINHNGNIETAKKLIDEACDAGVNAVKFQKRSLKDLYREDVLKNPNIESQGLEILIDVLKEVEFKDEDYKQLVQYCKQKNITFLCTPWDIPSVDFLEQFNLPAYKIASADLTNFPLLLYIIKTGKPLIVSTGMSNMEEIERTVYFLEKNNAQFVLLHCNSTYPAPVETLNLELIPVLKNKFQVPIGYSGHESGIVSTLAATVLGAVMIERHITLDKTMEGLDQAASLEPNEFKELVKNIREAEKAKGKPIKKMTRGEILQKEVLGKSIVVKIDVNKGDVFSEDNLEVKGPAKGLSPQFFYDILGKKSKRGIKKGNYIQDDDL from the coding sequence ATGACAGAAATTCATAATGAAATCAATATTGGAGATGAGATTATTGGTTCACAATACCCATCTTACATAATTGCGGAAATCGGAATAAATCATAATGGCAATATTGAAACTGCAAAAAAGCTTATCGATGAAGCATGTGATGCAGGAGTGAACGCAGTAAAATTTCAAAAAAGATCCTTAAAGGATCTTTATAGAGAAGATGTTTTAAAAAATCCTAATATTGAGAGTCAGGGTTTAGAGATTCTAATAGATGTTCTTAAAGAAGTAGAATTCAAAGATGAAGATTATAAGCAATTAGTTCAATATTGTAAGCAAAAAAACATTACATTTCTATGTACTCCATGGGATATACCTAGTGTAGACTTCCTCGAACAATTTAATCTTCCAGCATACAAAATTGCCTCGGCAGATTTGACAAATTTTCCTTTATTACTTTACATAATTAAAACAGGTAAGCCATTAATTGTTTCCACAGGAATGTCAAATATGGAAGAAATAGAAAGAACCGTATATTTTTTAGAAAAAAACAATGCTCAGTTCGTTTTACTTCATTGTAATAGCACATATCCAGCTCCCGTTGAAACACTAAATTTAGAACTCATACCTGTATTAAAAAATAAATTTCAAGTTCCTATAGGATACAGTGGACATGAATCAGGAATTGTTAGTACGCTAGCAGCAACAGTATTAGGAGCAGTGATGATTGAAAGGCACATTACATTAGATAAAACGATGGAGGGTTTAGATCAAGCTGCATCACTAGAACCCAATGAATTTAAAGAATTGGTAAAAAATATCAGAGAAGCAGAAAAAGCAAAAGGAAAACCCATAAAAAAAATGACTAGAGGGGAAATTCTACAAAAAGAAGTTTTAGGAAAAAGCATAGTTGTAAAAATTGATGTAAATAAAGGAGATGTCTTTTCAGAAGATAATCTTGAGGTCAAAGGACCTGCAAAAGGACTTTCACCTCAATTTTTTTATGATATATTGGGCAAAAAATCAAAACGGGGAATAAAAAAAGGCAATTACATTCAAGATGATGATTTATGA
- a CDS encoding Gfo/Idh/MocA family oxidoreductase produces MQILVVGLGSMGKRRIRSLMKLGFKNIIGFDPRSDRRSESEKLYKISTVSTIKEAIQKKLYCMIISTPPDSHYKYASIAIKNNIHFFTEVNLSSYDVKKIIVQLNKKSIIGLPSNTLLHHPLIKKLKILLKQNQIGNTLTVYHHFGHYLPNWHPWEDYREFYASKKKTGAAREIIPFELVWLTYLFSKIKSVYGSIHKVSNLKTNINDLYQIIIEFSNGIQCIMVIDVISDPAFSQTKIIGQKGVILCDHNEGTIKIGKSSKWKTIQIKSGEVAKGYKGNTPSESLYVDEMNQFMVAIKQKKQPRYTFNDELKILKILDAIELSDKRSRKINL; encoded by the coding sequence ATGCAAATTTTGGTTGTTGGTTTAGGCTCAATGGGTAAACGAAGAATTAGAAGCTTGATGAAACTTGGTTTTAAAAATATTATTGGATTTGATCCTAGATCTGACAGGCGTAGTGAATCAGAAAAATTATATAAAATATCCACCGTTTCAACAATAAAAGAGGCTATTCAAAAAAAACTTTATTGTATGATTATTTCGACTCCGCCTGATTCTCATTACAAGTATGCATCAATTGCAATAAAAAACAACATTCATTTTTTTACAGAAGTAAATCTTTCATCATATGATGTTAAAAAAATTATTGTACAATTAAATAAAAAATCTATTATTGGATTACCCTCAAATACACTTCTACATCACCCGCTAATTAAAAAATTAAAAATACTTTTGAAACAAAATCAAATTGGAAATACTTTAACGGTATATCATCATTTTGGACATTATTTACCTAACTGGCATCCATGGGAAGATTATAGAGAATTTTATGCATCTAAGAAAAAAACAGGCGCAGCAAGAGAAATAATTCCCTTTGAATTAGTTTGGTTAACATATTTGTTTTCTAAAATCAAATCTGTTTATGGAAGTATTCACAAAGTTTCTAATCTTAAAACTAACATTAATGATCTTTACCAAATAATAATTGAGTTTTCAAATGGCATTCAATGTATTATGGTAATTGATGTAATTTCTGATCCTGCATTTAGCCAAACAAAAATTATTGGTCAAAAAGGAGTTATCCTTTGTGATCATAATGAAGGAACAATTAAGATAGGAAAATCTTCTAAATGGAAAACAATTCAAATCAAATCTGGTGAAGTTGCAAAGGGATACAAAGGAAATACTCCGTCAGAATCATTATATGTTGATGAAATGAACCAATTTATGGTTGCAATTAAACAGAAAAAACAACCTCGATATACCTTTAATGATGAATTAAAAATTTTAAAGATTTTGGATGCTATTGAACTAAGTGATAAAAGATCTAGAAAAATAAATCTATAA
- a CDS encoding 6-hydroxymethylpterin diphosphokinase MptE-like protein, whose product MSADNEFILSENTLLKLLKTKKESGFEEKTWDEWFLHVFSNEGEKSSNDKIIDDFFYNNDFEQWIKNFALNLNDIQNESSAKNIFHDDNKNDFAIVIGAGPSLKKNKHLEQLAKSNYCGTIICTDRSLIPTLKAGVTPERFPSFFVITIDAYEKITNYYDDEIVNKFGPLIKGIFSVLTSPNVMKRVRNAGIKIHWIHSLFDYDEGKKSFNHISALMIRSKKPDHKLPAIQTGGNVGTSGWFLAWKILKCKTICLIGMNHGWEEDDPQDLILSHGAAGDISQLSLDDESFQRMFPKIFNPYFQTYCILDPIFQYYSTTFKEFIIRSPEEVTTVNSTEGGSLFGDRITCIKFIEFLSKF is encoded by the coding sequence ATGTCTGCGGATAATGAGTTTATTTTATCAGAAAATACTTTACTTAAACTATTAAAAACAAAGAAAGAATCTGGATTTGAGGAAAAAACTTGGGATGAATGGTTTTTACATGTTTTTTCCAACGAAGGGGAGAAATCATCAAATGATAAAATTATAGATGATTTTTTTTATAACAATGACTTTGAACAATGGATAAAAAATTTTGCATTAAATTTAAATGATATTCAAAATGAATCCTCAGCAAAAAATATTTTTCATGATGATAACAAAAATGACTTTGCAATAGTTATCGGTGCTGGACCTTCATTAAAAAAAAATAAACATTTAGAACAATTAGCAAAAAGCAATTATTGTGGAACAATTATTTGCACAGATCGTTCATTAATACCTACATTGAAAGCAGGAGTAACACCGGAAAGATTTCCTTCTTTTTTTGTAATTACAATTGATGCATATGAAAAAATTACAAACTATTATGATGATGAAATTGTTAACAAATTTGGTCCTTTAATTAAAGGAATTTTTTCTGTACTTACTTCTCCCAATGTCATGAAAAGAGTAAGAAATGCTGGAATCAAAATTCATTGGATACATTCATTATTTGATTATGACGAAGGTAAAAAATCATTTAATCATATTTCTGCTTTGATGATTAGATCAAAAAAACCTGATCATAAATTACCTGCAATTCAAACAGGTGGCAATGTTGGAACATCAGGTTGGTTTCTCGCTTGGAAAATATTAAAATGTAAAACTATCTGTCTAATTGGAATGAATCATGGATGGGAAGAAGATGATCCACAAGATTTAATTTTATCTCATGGTGCTGCAGGAGACATTTCACAACTTTCATTAGATGATGAAAGTTTTCAAAGAATGTTTCCCAAAATTTTTAATCCCTATTTTCAAACATATTGTATATTAGATCCAATTTTTCAATACTATAGTACAACATTCAAAGAATTTATCATTAGGTCTCCAGAAGAAGTAACCACTGTCAATTCTACAGAGGGAGGTTCTTTATTTGGTGACAGAATTACATGTATTAAATTCATCGAATTTTTATCAAAATTTTAA
- a CDS encoding radical SAM protein, which translates to MKVLLIQPEVRLDDKPFDFPFWAGIFASIVEQKRGQVAILDLNAIRMNYGGDYVPLEQIRKDIASEKWDLIGISGLTTMYRRIKELVPTIKKLCPNSILIAGGGFATYNPDEILQLIPQIDLICIGEGEETFSEIYDTINNGNNDFEKIKGLCINKNGIPTYTEPRALIPNLDTVPYPAYDLYELDVYFRYSSYPYSVEAFNAKRRATAVWERGCPRGCTFCSHNGMSRIDLQNIYGEGDRKKGEQLVRISDKENNTFQLPARWPTAQYAVNNIKLLHEKYNVDFVSILDENMTSNKKWTEEFCNLYIDEGLNELVKWGTLGDAPSVATQSHLLQTMKDAGCTYISFGFESASDKVLKEDIQKGQTRKHLQITIDAIREVQMRPLTTFMIGNEHENINDLMETVDFWIKNNIEIDPFICTPYVGSPIYYNNKRFLLAQYDEKLKHADKLDIDKSVIKKWELDALDKFMTECGDATLYTGTVSKYFTIPELIALKRFMYKHETGRMLEMAHQRYDQTGLEQWNHDNKWNDYCGICKAKETLSEYMTMQI; encoded by the coding sequence TTGAAAGTTCTTTTGATACAGCCCGAAGTTAGATTAGATGATAAACCATTTGATTTTCCATTCTGGGCAGGTATTTTTGCTTCAATCGTTGAACAAAAACGGGGTCAAGTTGCTATATTAGATCTAAATGCAATCAGAATGAATTATGGTGGAGACTATGTTCCATTAGAACAGATAAGAAAAGATATTGCATCTGAAAAATGGGATCTCATAGGAATCAGTGGATTAACTACCATGTATCGAAGAATTAAAGAATTAGTTCCTACAATTAAAAAATTATGTCCTAATTCAATTTTGATAGCTGGTGGAGGATTTGCAACCTATAATCCTGATGAAATATTGCAATTAATTCCTCAAATTGATTTGATATGTATTGGAGAAGGTGAAGAAACATTTTCTGAGATATATGACACGATCAATAATGGGAATAATGATTTTGAGAAAATTAAAGGATTATGTATTAATAAAAACGGAATTCCAACATATACGGAGCCACGAGCATTAATTCCTAATTTAGATACAGTGCCGTACCCTGCATATGATTTGTATGAATTAGATGTGTATTTTAGATATTCATCATATCCATATTCCGTTGAAGCATTTAATGCAAAAAGAAGAGCCACCGCAGTATGGGAACGAGGTTGTCCTAGAGGTTGTACATTTTGTTCTCACAATGGAATGTCTCGTATAGACTTGCAAAATATTTATGGTGAAGGGGATAGAAAAAAAGGAGAACAACTAGTTAGAATATCTGATAAGGAAAATAATACGTTTCAATTACCAGCAAGATGGCCTACTGCTCAATATGCAGTGAATAATATCAAATTATTACATGAAAAATATAATGTCGATTTTGTTTCAATTTTAGATGAAAACATGACAAGTAATAAAAAATGGACAGAGGAATTTTGTAATTTGTATATCGATGAAGGATTAAATGAATTAGTAAAATGGGGAACTTTAGGTGATGCACCCAGTGTTGCAACTCAGTCACATCTTTTACAAACAATGAAAGATGCAGGTTGTACTTACATTTCATTTGGATTTGAGTCCGCATCTGATAAAGTACTCAAGGAAGATATTCAAAAAGGACAAACACGAAAACATCTTCAAATCACTATTGATGCTATTAGAGAAGTTCAAATGAGGCCATTAACTACTTTCATGATTGGAAATGAACATGAAAATATTAATGATTTGATGGAAACAGTAGATTTTTGGATTAAAAATAATATTGAAATTGATCCTTTCATATGTACCCCTTACGTTGGCAGTCCTATTTACTATAATAATAAAAGATTCCTATTGGCACAATATGATGAAAAACTAAAACACGCTGATAAATTAGATATTGATAAATCTGTAATCAAAAAATGGGAATTAGATGCACTTGATAAATTTATGACAGAATGTGGAGATGCAACTCTATACACTGGAACTGTGAGTAAATACTTCACTATTCCAGAGCTTATCGCATTAAAGAGATTCATGTATAAACATGAAACAGGAAGAATGTTGGAAATGGCGCATCAACGATATGATCAAACAGGATTAGAACAATGGAATCATGATAACAAATGGAATGATTATTGCGGTATATGTAAAGCAAAAGAAACACTATCAGAATACATGACAATGCAAATTTGA
- a CDS encoding SDR family oxidoreductase, translating into MRKITVTGSEGLIGSEICKYFKNTDHVKKLDIKLGHDLLDESFVKTWFKKNKSDYLINCFALNDHINPKGKHYTLYDFTLESFSKYLQTNLISLFSVCREFARNNKFGAIVNFSSTYGLVSPNPALYDGFHKDIGYGVSKAGVLNLTKYLAAHLAPKIRVNSIVPGGIQLNQNKNFIKNYSKLTPMNRMMKKSELNGLVDYLCSKKSSYVTGSTIIADGGYTAW; encoded by the coding sequence ATGAGAAAAATTACTGTAACTGGTTCTGAAGGATTAATAGGTTCGGAAATATGCAAATATTTTAAAAATACTGATCACGTTAAAAAACTTGACATTAAACTTGGACATGATCTTTTAGATGAGTCATTTGTAAAAACTTGGTTTAAAAAAAATAAATCTGATTATCTTATAAATTGTTTTGCATTAAATGATCATATTAATCCTAAAGGAAAACATTACACTCTGTATGATTTTACTTTAGAATCTTTTTCAAAGTACTTGCAAACAAATTTGATATCTTTATTTTCTGTATGTAGAGAATTTGCGCGAAATAACAAATTTGGAGCGATTGTTAATTTTTCTTCTACATATGGATTAGTTTCTCCAAATCCAGCTTTATATGATGGATTTCATAAAGATATTGGATATGGAGTTTCAAAAGCAGGAGTATTGAATTTAACAAAATATTTGGCTGCACATTTGGCCCCCAAAATTAGAGTCAATTCAATTGTTCCAGGAGGAATACAATTAAATCAAAATAAAAATTTTATAAAAAACTACTCGAAATTAACTCCGATGAATAGAATGATGAAAAAATCAGAATTAAATGGATTAGTGGATTATTTATGTTCAAAAAAATCTAGTTATGTTACTGGTTCTACAATTATAGCTGATGGTGGATATACTGCATGGTAG